AAATCGTTCGAGCGAAAGTAGCGTGTCAAGAAGGCTACGGATAGATATGCGGCAAGACCCGCCGCAATTCCGCCGCAAATCGCTTCGAGCAATACTAAATGCGCGTCCGGCACAAAGAGCTTGGGGATCTCGAGAAGCGCCGCGGCGAGAATAACCGGTGTCGCCAGCAGGAACGAGAAACGCGCAGCATCTTCGTGGTCGAGGTCGCAGAGCAATCCGGCAACCATCGAAACTCCAGAGCGCGAAATGCCGGGAAGTAAGGCGCATGCCTGGGCGACGCCGATCGTGAGGCTTGCCGGATAGCTCAACCGCTCGATCGGTTTGCCGTCCTTGCCGCCACCTCTGAGTTGACGGCGGCGGAGCGCCTCGCCGGCGAACATCAGCAGACCATTTGCGAGCAGAAAAAGCGCCGCGGGCGACGGCGACCCAAAGAGCCGGCGGACGGGGCCTTCGAAGATCAGACCGAGGATGCCCACGGGAACCGTGGCCACGACGAGACGCCAGCCGATTCGTTCTTGCGCGTCGTCGCTCAATCGGCCGCGCACGATGCTGGCGACGAGCGCGCGAACGATCGCCGACCATTCCTTGCGATAGAAGAGAATCAGCGCGAGCGCGGTACCGAGATGCAACACCACGACAAAGGCGAGGAAAGACGCCGTCGAGCGATTGACATTCTGCCAGTGGAGCAACGCCGGAATCAAAATCGTATGACCCAGACTCGAGATCGGAAAGAGCTCGCTGACGCCTTGCAAGAGTGCGAGCGCGATTGCCTGAGCGAACGTCACGAGTTACGGCGTTCGCTTACCATGCGACGAACTTCGTACTGAACGTATAGGCGCTCGTCACCGGCTTACAGTCGCGAAGTGCCGGCGAGTATCGCGCGTCGCGGGCCATGGAAACGGCGACCAAATCCAGCGACGAGTTACCGCTGCTTTGGGTCACGCTGGCCGCGGTTACCTGACCCTGTGCGTCGAGTTGAACGCCAACCAACGTTGTGCCGCTGGTGCCCGACGCGCGTGCTTGCGTAGCGATGTCCGGTGGTTGGGGCTCGGCAATTACCGCCGCCGGGGCGTTCGCCTGCACGCAGGCCGTACCGGCCGTGGCGGTGGGCTGGGCGGTCGCCGCAACGGCAACCGGCGTCGGCGCGGGCGTTCCGCCTCCCGCGATGCTGCCGGGTCCGGGAGCGCGGCGTGTCGGCGGAGCGGAACTCGGCGTTCGCGGAGCGCGGCGTACGGGATGCGGCGGTGGTGGTGTCGGCACTTTCGTCACCGCGATTGTGGCCGGCCGATGTTCGATCGAGACGACTTCAGCTTGATTTTCGAGTGTCGGCGCGGCTGGACGCATGACCAGCGCGACGACGACGTGCACGAGTAACGAGAGCGCAAAGGCCAGCAGGAGCAGACGCTGAGCGCGCTTCATCGGCCATGGCGCGCGAGGTGACTAGTCGGGTTGGAAATCGGCGCGGAAGAGGTAGTCGCCCGTCGTGGGCTGGCAGTCGACGAGCTTGGGCGAATAACTCGACTGGCGAGCGGCGCGGAGCGCCGCCTGATCGATCGCCATATTGCTCGAGCTCTTGTAGACCTTCGCACCAACCAGGTTTCCGCTGGGTCCAACGGTCACTTCGACTTCAACGGTAACGGCGCCGAGTCCGAGATCGCGCGCCGATTCCGGATAATCGGGCTGCACTGGGCTGGTCACGCTCGCTTCGACGTTCGGATTGGCACATGCCGGCTTCGGCGTGCCTACCGTTGCGGCCGGCGCGGGCGTGCCGTTGCTTTGACCTTGTGGTACGCCGTTCTCATTGCCGCTGACCGGCTGGGCGACGGAGTTTTCGACTGAACCGCTCCTGCTGCTGCTGTGTTGCGTCACGAGGTTGACTTTCAGCTTGGGCTGTTCCACCTGCTGTTGTTTCGGCGGCGGCGTTGCCTGCGGCGGCGGGGTCGGCGTCGGCGGCGGGGTCGGCGTGGGCGGTGGCGGCGTGTGGACGATCGTCTTCATCTTGCGAACCGTCACCTGCTCGACTTGCTGCTCCTCGCTGTGCTTATTGAAGTTGGGCAGCACCGAGCCGATGGCGAGATGCACGACGATCGAAATTAGGAACGCTACGGCCAGAAAGCTTCGGAGCCGTTCGCCCGTGGTGATGTAGCCGCCGCGTTTGGCCATACGCTACTGCGTCACTCCCTGGGGCGAGCCTTGCACGTGGTTGGCCAGGCCAAAATCCGTGAGATCTTCCGATTTGGCGGCATCCATCACTTGCAGGATGGTGCCATAGCTCGCGTGGGGATCGGCCTTGATGATAACGCTTTTGAAGCGATGGTCGGTCGCATCTTGGAGCTGGCTGAAGGCCGCCTTCGCATCGGCGATCGTAACTTGGTTCGAGCCGATTTGGATGTGGTCGTGCTCGTCGATCATGACGACGATCTGCGAAGGCTGCACTTTTTCTTTGTTGTAGGCGTCGGGCAGCTTCGGCTCTTTGGTGACCGATGCCAAAATGATGAAGATGATCAACAGTACCAGCAGCACGTCGGTGAACGGCGTGATGTTGATCGTTGACATTACTTCATCTTCACCTTGCCCGGTGGAAACGGCCACGTCTTCTGCCCCCTTTTACGAAGTTACGAAGCCGACGTCTTCGAGGCCGGCGTTCTTGGAAGCATCCAAAATGCGAATGATGACTCCATACGGCGCTTTGGCGTCGGCGACGATCGCGACGTGGTGCCGCGGCTTCTTTCTCGACGCATCGTACATCACGCGGTAGATGCCGGACTCGTCGGTCTTCACGCCGTCGACGAAGATAATGCCCTTATTGTTGACGTCGACTTCGATGTCGTTCTTATTCTTGTTCTGAGTCGCCGAGTTGGGATTCTTGTTGGGCAGCTCTTTTTCGAAGCCCGGCGGTGCGACGAGGGCGGCGAGAATCATGAAGATGATGAGCAAGACCAGCAACACGTCGGTGAACGGCGTGATGTTGATCTCGGCCATGACCTCCTGGTCTTGCTGCGACGATAAGAGGCTCACGCTCGTCCTCTAGCTTACTTCGCAGTCGCTCTCGTCGGCTGATAGAGCTCCGTCGGGATCGGCGCGCCGGTGTTGTGGAAGTGGAGCATCTCCGCGAGCTGGTTGGCGGCGACGATCATTTCCTGATTGTAATTCTTGATGCGCGACTTGAAGAAGTTGAAGAACACGACGGCGATGACGGCGATGATCAGCCCGGTGGCCGTCGTAATCAGCGCCTCGGAGACGCCCGCGGCAACGACGGCCGGCGTCGAGTTGCCCTTGAGCGCAATATCTTGGAAAGCGCGGATGATGCCGAGCACCGTACCGAAAAGGCCGACGAACGGCGCGATGACCGCAATCGTTCCGATGATGGCCAGGTTGCGCTCGAGCGAGTTCAGGTGCTCCATGAGCGCGATCGAGAGCGCGTCGGTGATATCGGCCCGGTTCTTCTCGCCACGCCGAAGCCCGAACTCAAGGATGCGCGGGAGCATGCCGCGGTGCTTCCTACAGAGGTCGATCGCCCCTTCGAGGTCATCGGCCGAGACTTTCGTTCCGATCTGTCGCAGCAGACCCTTGGTGTCGCCGTGCTGCATTTGGAAGAAAACCAGCCGTTCGATAACGACGGCTAAACCGACGATCGAGATGAGCAGGAGCAGCCACATATCCCAGCCGCCCTGCCGCATGAGATCCATAAATCCAGAGAACACAGTGTTTTACAAACCTCCAACTCTAACGATGCGCAGCGACCCCTGCGCCCTGTGAGGGCGAGCCATTGGCCTACCTTTGTCTAAAGTCCTGGTAAGATTAGCTGCCGCCTTTTGACTAACCACCGGACGTATTAAGGTTCTTTTTCAGGAACGTTTCGATCTGCAGCGCAAGCGCTTCGTCACCCTCCGCTCGCGCTTGTTGTTCGGCTTTGCCGAGCGCGTCGGCCGCCTTCTTCTTCGTGGCGTCGTCGTGACTCGACGCCCATTGGCCCGTCAATGCGACACCCTCGGCAAAGTTGGCCAAAGGGTCGTCGGGTTTGATCGCGAGCGCCTTCTCTGCATAAGCTTGCATCCGCTTGTAATCTGGCTTTTCGCTGCCTGCTACAGCAAACGCGGCGCGAGCATTTGCTGTGACGGCGATCGAGGGATCGCCAAGGCCCGCTGCCTGATCGTAGTCGGCTAAGGCGCCTGTTAGATTCTTGGCCTCAGCGGCCGTGTTGCCCGACACGATCAGGCTGATGCCCATCGCTCGGACTCCCGCCATGCTGCTCGGATCGAGCTGCTTGATCTGCGCGGCGATCGATTGCGCTCCGGCCATATCGTGGTTGAGCAGATAGGCTTGCACGAGCTCGGCGTCAACGTTGACCTTCGATGCTACCGGGACCTTAGTATCCGATATCAGCGCATCGTGTGCCGACTTGAGCGTCTGCAGCGCGGTCGCATTGTCACCATTCGCGAGCTGTGCGACGCCCAGCGCAAAACGTGAGTTCGGACCGGGGTCGAGCGACATCGCTTTCTGCGCGTAGGTCAGGGACTGCGCGGGATCGCTCTGCGCTTGCTTTACCGCGGCCGACGCAAAACTCTGGGCCGCGATTGGCTTGAATCGCGGACCGATCGTGCCGACCCGATCGAAGGCGGCGGCCGCCGTCGTTAAATCTCCGGCGTCGAACGCCGCGATTCCAAGCATTTGCCGCAGCGACTCGTCGCCGGGGGCTGAGAGTAACTCGCTCTGCGCTTTTGACTTGGCCTGTTCGTACTGATGCTGGCGGATGAGCGCGGCAACGGCCGCGGCTGCGGGACTGAGCGCCCCGCCCGCCGGCAGACTCGTGCCCTCTTCGGGCGGCCCCGCGACCATCTTGCCGTTGAACTTGAGCGTGAAATCGTAGAACGACGTCACCGGCGTCGAACCCCGATGAGCCGGCCGATATGACGAATTTTGCGCGATCTCCATCGCCGCGGCATTATCGCCGGATCTCGTCGAGTGAATCACCTTGATCGCTTTGTGCGTGCCGTCGGCGTTGACCTGAACTTGAACGACGACCGTTCCACTTCCGGCGACCGACGTGGACGTCGTCCCCTGCTTGATGAGCCTCGCAGGCGTAAACTCAGTAGCGTATTGAGCGAACGCGGGCGTTCCCGCGACGGCAACGAGTGCCGCGAGGACCGGTGCGGCGATCCGGAGTTGAGCGGTCATGGACACCTCGAGTTACTTGGCTGCAGTCTTCGTGTTCGGCTTGGTACGAGGCAGTTCGTCCGGCGGCCTGCGGTGCCGTTCGAGCGCGGCCCGCTCTTTGGCGGTAACCGCTCGGACCTGGCCGGCAGCGAGTCCAGACAGACGGAGCGGCCCAAACTGCGTTCGCACCAAGGTAAGTACCCGGTGGCCGAGCGCCTCGAACATGCGTCGGACTTGACGGTTGCGTCCCTCATGGATCGTGAGTTCGACAATCGAGCGATCGTGCCGGGTCGAGAGAACCCGCACCCGCGCGGGCGCCGCGTGAAAGTCCTCGGCGATCAACCCGCATTGCAGACGGCGCCGCGCCTCGGACGAAAGCGCCCCGGCGATCGTCGCTCGATACGTCTTCTCGACGCCGAATTTCGGATGAAGGAGGCGATACGCGAGTTCGCCGTCGTCCGTTAGCAACAAAACTCCGGTTGTTGCATAGTCGAGACGTCCCACCGGCACGGCTCGCGTTCCCGATGGAAGGAAGTCGGCGACCGTGCGCCGCCGCTGCGGATCGCGCATCGTTGTGACGACTCCCAACGGCTTATGGAAGAGCAGATACGTGTGATCGTCCGGCGGCCTCACCGCCGTTTCGTTGACTTCGACGCGATCGTCATCGCAGACGAGCGTAGCGAATTCGCGCACGACCGTGCCGTTGATTCGAACCGCTCCACTCGCGATCAGCTCGTCGGCCCGGCGCCGCGAAGCAACGCCCGACTGCGCTAGATACTTATTGAGGCGAGTCAAACGCGCCTAATATTTGCCGTTTCCACCATCTTCGTAGCCGCGCGACATCGAGAGCGCCTCTTTGGTGACGGTCTGCAGGAACTCTTCGTTCGTACGCGTCTGCGCCATTTTGTCGAGGATGATCTCGGTGATATCGCCCGTGTTGAGCACGGCCGTGGCCCGGCGCAACATCCAGATCTTGCGCATCTCGTCGGGTGACAGCAACAGCTCTTCGTGGCGAGTGCCCGAACGCTTGATGTCGATCGCTGGGAAGACTCGCGATTCGGCAAGCTTGCGGGTAAGATCGATCTCCATGTTACCGGTGCCTTTGAACTCTTCGAAGATAACGTCGTCCATCTTCGATCCGGTCTCGATCAGCGCCGTGGCAATGATGGTGAGCGAGCCGCCCTCTTCGATCTTCCGGGCAGCGCCGAAAAAGCGCTTGGGCTTGTGCAAGGACGCGGTGTCTAGACCACCCGAAAGCGTGCGTCCCGAGCTCGCGACGACTTGGTTGTACGCTCGCGCGAGCCGCGTGATCGAGTCGAGCAGGATCACGACGTCCTTTCCGAGCTCGACGAGCCGCTTCGCACGCTCCATCGCTAGCTCGGCCACCGCCGTGTGGTTCTCGGGATGCTCGTCGAACGTCGATGCAACGACGTCGCCATCGATCGTACGCTGCATGTCGGTGACTTCTTCGGGCCGCTCGTCAACGAGCAGCGCGATGATGTGCGCGTCGGGGTGGTTGATCGAGATGGAGTTCGCAATGTTCTTGAGCAGCGTGGTCTTGCCGGCCTTGGGCGGCGAAACGATAAGCGCGCGCTGCCCTTTGCCGATTGGAGAGAACAGGTCGATGACCCGCGTCGAGAGTTGCGTCGAACGCACCTCGAGCTTGAACCGCTCCTGCGGATAGATCGGCGTGCCCTTCTCGAACAAACGGCGGCCTTTAATCGCTTCGGGATCGAGCTCGTTGACCTTGTCGACGCGTATCAGCCCGTAGTACTTTTCGCTCTCTTTAGGGCGGCGCGCTTGGCCTTCGACCATGTCGCCGCGGCGAAGCTCGAAACGGCGTATCTGCGATTGGCTGACGTAGATGTCGTCGTTGCCGATATAATAGCCGGCACGGCGCAAGAAGCCATATCCTTCTGGCAAGACGTCGAGAATGCCGCTCGCCATCTCGATGCCGGAGCGCGCGATCTGCGCCTGCACGAGCAATGTGACGATCTCGTCCTTCTTGATTTTTGCCGGTGTCAGAATTTCGACTTCGAGCTCTTTTGCGATCTCAATGAGTTCGTTCTTCGTTTTCTCACCGAGCTGCGCGGCGGTCAGCATCGGCGGCACTTCTACCTGCGGAAGCTGATCGTGATAGACTGCTTGATGCTGGGGAAAGTGGTGGCGCCGGCGGGAGCGGCGGCGACGTCCTCCAGGGCCCTGTTGAGGACGCATATCGTTATTGGGCCGATGTTCGGTTTGCAGAAGAAATTCTCTCTCTAGAGCCGTTCGCGCCGGGTTTTCAGCAGGGAGGGCGAGGCGAGGCTGCCATCGCGATTAGACCGGCAGCGTGAACGGTGGGATGTCAAACGGCCGCGGCTGTCATCAATAGACCGCTGCACGACGCTGACACTATAACACAGCATCGACGCCCATTCAAGCAGGACTCAACCGAGCCGCACCGCTGACGAAGGGTGAGCCCGCGACGTAGAAGCGCAGCCTGCGATCTGCTGCTTGCGTGATGCCGATGCGCGGACTGCGGCGAACGCGTGCGCAAACGCTGCCGTCTTCGGCAAGCCAAAGCTGCTGATTCGCGGACAAATCGATTCCATCAAATGAACGGTCGATGGCCAAGGCACGACACAACCGCCCTGGGCCACGACAGAGGTCGCGGTCGCTTGCAACCTGACGCCGCTTGCGCATGAGTGCCACTCCTTCAATCGGCTCCAATGCGCGCACGAGCACGCCGGCACCCAATCCGGGGAGTTCGCTCGAAACGTTGAAGCAATATGACGTACCGTAAATTTGATATACGTACGCACGATGAGGCGGACCGAAGAGCGTGGCGTTTCGAATGCTCTTTCCGCGATATCCATGGCACGCCGGATCGCCGGGAAGATAGGCTTCGGTTTCGACAATCCGCCCCGCGGCGAGTCCTTCGTCGCTAGCCCGGACCAGAATCAGGCCGAGCAGTGCGCGGGCTAACCTGCGGCTTTCAACCGGTAACTCCGCCGGCGTCATCCGGGTGAACGTCACGCAGCGACGTTCAGCGCCACCTCGGCTCGCGCCCGTTGCGTCAAATCGTCGGTGTTTCCGACGCGAATGTCATACGTTCCCAGAGAGTTGAGAACGCAGCGCAGCCGAACGTATGCAATGGCTTGCACCTCGACAACGCCGCGCCCGGTCGCGATTTCCTCGGCGAACGGTTTATCAGCGATGTGAAGGCTCACGCGTCGAATGTTGCGTCGAGATAGTTCTCTGGCAACGGCGGTCAACGCACTATAACCGATGGCGCGTTCAGAGCGCTCCGCTCCGGCGAGCCGGAAACCTACGCGTAACAAATCCTCATCGTGGCGGCCGGTAAGTCGCGCATAGGCAACTCCCAGACCATGGGCGCCTGCGGCGTAGCCGACGTAGGCGTCGATCGCCGCTCTCGAGGTTCGTATTGCTTGCATCTCTTTAGCCTCTTTCCCGATTTTAGACGCGAACATACGTTCGGTCAAGCAATACGAGCCGCCGGCGTCAGGCTGCGATAGAGCGATTCGATGCTCTCGGCGTGGCGATCTATTCCAAACCGGGAAGCGGCGGCCCGCGCCCGCGC
This Candidatus Eremiobacterota bacterium DNA region includes the following protein-coding sequences:
- a CDS encoding TonB family protein; protein product: MKRAQRLLLLAFALSLLVHVVVALVMRPAAPTLENQAEVVSIEHRPATIAVTKVPTPPPPHPVRRAPRTPSSAPPTRRAPGPGSIAGGGTPAPTPVAVAATAQPTATAGTACVQANAPAAVIAEPQPPDIATQARASGTSGTTLVGVQLDAQGQVTAASVTQSSGNSSLDLVAVSMARDARYSPALRDCKPVTSAYTFSTKFVAW
- a CDS encoding MotA/TolQ/ExbB proton channel family protein, which produces MFSGFMDLMRQGGWDMWLLLLISIVGLAVVIERLVFFQMQHGDTKGLLRQIGTKVSADDLEGAIDLCRKHRGMLPRILEFGLRRGEKNRADITDALSIALMEHLNSLERNLAIIGTIAVIAPFVGLFGTVLGIIRAFQDIALKGNSTPAVVAAGVSEALITTATGLIIAVIAVVFFNFFKSRIKNYNQEMIVAANQLAEMLHFHNTGAPIPTELYQPTRATAK
- a CDS encoding DNA-3-methyladenine glycosylase produces the protein MTPAELPVESRRLARALLGLILVRASDEGLAAGRIVETEAYLPGDPACHGYRGKSIRNATLFGPPHRAYVYQIYGTSYCFNVSSELPGLGAGVLVRALEPIEGVALMRKRRQVASDRDLCRGPGRLCRALAIDRSFDGIDLSANQQLWLAEDGSVCARVRRSPRIGITQAADRRLRFYVAGSPFVSGAARLSPA
- the rho gene encoding transcription termination factor Rho, yielding MLTAAQLGEKTKNELIEIAKELEVEILTPAKIKKDEIVTLLVQAQIARSGIEMASGILDVLPEGYGFLRRAGYYIGNDDIYVSQSQIRRFELRRGDMVEGQARRPKESEKYYGLIRVDKVNELDPEAIKGRRLFEKGTPIYPQERFKLEVRSTQLSTRVIDLFSPIGKGQRALIVSPPKAGKTTLLKNIANSISINHPDAHIIALLVDERPEEVTDMQRTIDGDVVASTFDEHPENHTAVAELAMERAKRLVELGKDVVILLDSITRLARAYNQVVASSGRTLSGGLDTASLHKPKRFFGAARKIEEGGSLTIIATALIETGSKMDDVIFEEFKGTGNMEIDLTRKLAESRVFPAIDIKRSGTRHEELLLSPDEMRKIWMLRRATAVLNTGDITEIILDKMAQTRTNEEFLQTVTKEALSMSRGYEDGGNGKY
- a CDS encoding biopolymer transporter ExbD translates to MSTINITPFTDVLLVLLIIFIILASVTKEPKLPDAYNKEKVQPSQIVVMIDEHDHIQIGSNQVTIADAKAAFSQLQDATDHRFKSVIIKADPHASYGTILQVMDAAKSEDLTDFGLANHVQGSPQGVTQ
- a CDS encoding rRNA pseudouridine synthase, translated to MTRLNKYLAQSGVASRRRADELIASGAVRINGTVVREFATLVCDDDRVEVNETAVRPPDDHTYLLFHKPLGVVTTMRDPQRRRTVADFLPSGTRAVPVGRLDYATTGVLLLTDDGELAYRLLHPKFGVEKTYRATIAGALSSEARRRLQCGLIAEDFHAAPARVRVLSTRHDRSIVELTIHEGRNRQVRRMFEALGHRVLTLVRTQFGPLRLSGLAAGQVRAVTAKERAALERHRRPPDELPRTKPNTKTAAK
- a CDS encoding undecaprenyl-diphosphate phosphatase, which produces MTFAQAIALALLQGVSELFPISSLGHTILIPALLHWQNVNRSTASFLAFVVVLHLGTALALILFYRKEWSAIVRALVASIVRGRLSDDAQERIGWRLVVATVPVGILGLIFEGPVRRLFGSPSPAALFLLANGLLMFAGEALRRRQLRGGGKDGKPIERLSYPASLTIGVAQACALLPGISRSGVSMVAGLLCDLDHEDAARFSFLLATPVILAAALLEIPKLFVPDAHLVLLEAICGGIAAGLAAYLSVAFLTRYFRSNDLRPFGWYCVVVGAICFVLAQRGAIS
- a CDS encoding TonB family protein, whose product is MTAQLRIAAPVLAALVAVAGTPAFAQYATEFTPARLIKQGTTSTSVAGSGTVVVQVQVNADGTHKAIKVIHSTRSGDNAAAMEIAQNSSYRPAHRGSTPVTSFYDFTLKFNGKMVAGPPEEGTSLPAGGALSPAAAAVAALIRQHQYEQAKSKAQSELLSAPGDESLRQMLGIAAFDAGDLTTAAAAFDRVGTIGPRFKPIAAQSFASAAVKQAQSDPAQSLTYAQKAMSLDPGPNSRFALGVAQLANGDNATALQTLKSAHDALISDTKVPVASKVNVDAELVQAYLLNHDMAGAQSIAAQIKQLDPSSMAGVRAMGISLIVSGNTAAEAKNLTGALADYDQAAGLGDPSIAVTANARAAFAVAGSEKPDYKRMQAYAEKALAIKPDDPLANFAEGVALTGQWASSHDDATKKKAADALGKAEQQARAEGDEALALQIETFLKKNLNTSGG
- a CDS encoding TonB family protein; translation: MAKRGGYITTGERLRSFLAVAFLISIVVHLAIGSVLPNFNKHSEEQQVEQVTVRKMKTIVHTPPPPTPTPPPTPTPPPQATPPPKQQQVEQPKLKVNLVTQHSSSRSGSVENSVAQPVSGNENGVPQGQSNGTPAPAATVGTPKPACANPNVEASVTSPVQPDYPESARDLGLGAVTVEVEVTVGPSGNLVGAKVYKSSSNMAIDQAALRAARQSSYSPKLVDCQPTTGDYLFRADFQPD
- a CDS encoding biopolymer transporter ExbD → MSLLSSQQDQEVMAEINITPFTDVLLVLLIIFMILAALVAPPGFEKELPNKNPNSATQNKNKNDIEVDVNNKGIIFVDGVKTDESGIYRVMYDASRKKPRHHVAIVADAKAPYGVIIRILDASKNAGLEDVGFVTS